A single genomic interval of Asinibacterium sp. OR53 harbors:
- a CDS encoding 2Fe-2S iron-sulfur cluster-binding protein, which produces MSEQLFKVTIDNITIEVPPGTTILNAARKIGGDVAPPAMCYYSKLEGSGGKCRTCLVEVSKGSEKDPRPMPKLVASCRTTVMDGMEVKNITSERVVDARAGVVEFLLLNHPLDCPICDQAGECHLQDLSYEHGKEATRYEFQRRTFTKHDLGPYIQLHMTRCILCYRCVFTADQLTKKREHGVLDRGDHSEIATLIEKSLDNDFIGNVIDVCPVGALTDKTFRFKNRVWFLKAMDAHRDCPTCSGKVTLWNRGDEVYRVTARKDQWGEVEDWICNTCRFEKKKTSDWVIEGPRLINRHSVISQGHYAGSVGTVKPTETFKAVNDGRQPRLLMDIHDISEVNQPGTFLSEIERPAHSTDFNSKKA; this is translated from the coding sequence ATGTCTGAACAACTGTTTAAAGTAACGATAGACAACATCACCATAGAAGTCCCTCCGGGAACTACTATCCTTAATGCTGCGCGCAAGATCGGAGGTGATGTGGCACCGCCGGCTATGTGTTATTACAGCAAGCTGGAAGGAAGTGGTGGCAAATGCCGCACCTGCCTGGTGGAAGTGAGCAAGGGTTCTGAAAAAGATCCCAGGCCTATGCCCAAGCTGGTTGCTTCCTGTCGCACTACTGTGATGGATGGCATGGAAGTGAAGAACATCACCAGCGAACGTGTTGTTGATGCAAGGGCTGGTGTAGTAGAGTTCTTGTTGCTCAATCATCCGCTCGATTGTCCTATCTGCGACCAGGCCGGTGAATGTCACCTGCAGGACCTCAGCTATGAACATGGCAAGGAAGCTACCCGTTACGAGTTCCAGCGCAGAACTTTTACGAAACACGATCTCGGTCCGTATATACAATTGCACATGACGCGTTGCATACTCTGCTACCGTTGTGTGTTTACGGCCGATCAGCTTACCAAAAAACGCGAACATGGTGTGCTCGACAGGGGCGACCATTCAGAGATCGCTACGCTTATTGAAAAAAGCCTCGACAATGATTTCATCGGCAACGTGATCGATGTATGTCCGGTGGGAGCGCTCACAGACAAAACCTTCCGCTTCAAAAACCGCGTATGGTTTCTCAAGGCAATGGATGCGCATCGCGACTGTCCCACCTGTAGCGGTAAAGTAACTCTATGGAACCGCGGCGATGAAGTATATCGTGTTACAGCGCGTAAAGATCAATGGGGAGAAGTGGAAGACTGGATTTGTAATACCTGCCGCTTTGAAAAGAAAAAAACAAGCGATTGGGTAATAGAAGGGCCCAGGCTCATCAACAGGCATTCCGTTATTTCACAAGGACATTATGCAGGTTCGGTAGGAACCGTGAAACCAACGGAAACCTTCAAAGCAGTGAATGATGGAAGGCAGCCCCGCTTGCTGATGGATATACATGATATCAGCGAAGTGAACCAGCCCGGCACATTCCTGAGTGAAATTGAACGGCCGGCACATTCAACCGATTTTAATTCTAAGAAAGCATAA
- the nuoF gene encoding NADH-quinone oxidoreductase subunit NuoF produces the protein MSKKLLLEKAHVEGIRYYDVYRREGGYRSVEKALKTMGPEAIVEEVKKSGLRGRGGAGFPAGMKWSFIAKPEGVPRHLVCNADESEPGTFKDRYLMEFIPHLLIEGLIVSSFALGSNDTYIYIRGEYAWIVDILEQAIEEAKQNGFLGKNILGTGFDCNIHVQRGAGAYICGEETALIESLEGKRGNPRIKPPFPAVQGLWMRPTVVNNVETLAAVVPIINIGGEEYAKIGVGRSTGTKLISACGNINKPGVYEIDMTISVEEFIYSDEYCGGIPNGKKLKACIPGGSSVPILPANLLLKTAKGETRYMNYESLGDGGFATGTMMGSGGFIVLDEDQCVVRHTLSLARFYRHESCGQCSPCREGTGWMEKILKNIEYGHGKLSDIDLLWDIQRKIEGNTICPLGDAAAWPVAAAIRHFRDEFEWHVLHPEEAQKRNYGLAHYADPIHVPVTA, from the coding sequence ATGAGTAAGAAATTATTATTAGAAAAAGCCCATGTAGAAGGCATCCGCTACTACGATGTGTACCGCCGTGAAGGCGGCTACCGCAGTGTAGAGAAAGCGCTTAAAACAATGGGCCCCGAAGCCATTGTGGAAGAGGTGAAGAAGAGCGGTTTGCGCGGACGCGGAGGCGCCGGATTTCCAGCGGGCATGAAATGGAGTTTCATTGCCAAACCCGAAGGCGTTCCCCGCCACCTGGTTTGCAATGCCGATGAAAGCGAGCCGGGTACTTTCAAAGACAGGTACCTGATGGAATTCATTCCGCACCTGCTCATAGAAGGATTGATCGTTTCTTCTTTTGCACTGGGCTCTAATGATACATACATCTATATCCGCGGAGAATACGCCTGGATTGTAGACATACTGGAACAGGCCATTGAAGAAGCAAAACAGAATGGCTTCCTGGGAAAAAATATTTTGGGCACCGGTTTCGATTGCAACATACACGTACAACGCGGAGCCGGCGCTTATATCTGCGGAGAAGAAACCGCATTGATCGAATCACTGGAAGGTAAACGCGGTAATCCCCGCATCAAGCCTCCGTTCCCTGCCGTACAAGGCCTGTGGATGCGCCCTACTGTAGTGAACAATGTGGAAACACTGGCAGCAGTAGTACCCATCATCAATATAGGCGGAGAAGAATATGCGAAGATCGGTGTGGGACGTTCTACCGGCACTAAACTCATCAGCGCCTGTGGAAACATCAATAAACCCGGTGTGTATGAAATAGACATGACGATCTCTGTAGAAGAGTTCATTTATTCAGATGAATATTGCGGTGGTATTCCGAACGGGAAAAAACTCAAAGCCTGTATACCAGGCGGTTCTTCCGTTCCCATTTTGCCCGCTAACCTGTTGTTGAAAACAGCCAAAGGCGAAACCCGTTACATGAACTATGAAAGTTTGGGTGATGGTGGTTTTGCAACCGGTACCATGATGGGATCCGGTGGGTTTATTGTGCTGGATGAAGACCAGTGTGTGGTTCGTCATACTTTGTCGCTCGCAAGATTCTATCGTCATGAAAGCTGTGGTCAGTGTTCACCCTGCCGCGAAGGAACAGGATGGATGGAGAAGATATTGAAGAACATTGAATACGGCCATGGCAAGCTGAGCGATATAGACCTCTTGTGGGATATACAACGCAAGATAGAAGGCAATACCATCTGCCCGCTTGGAGACGCTGCTGCATGGCCGGTAGCTGCTGCCATCAGGCATTTCAGGGATGAATTTGAGTGGCATGTATTGCATCCTGAAGAAGCACAGAAAAGAAATTACGGGTTAGCACATTATGCCGATCCCATTCATGTGCCCGTAACGGCGTAA
- a CDS encoding nuclear transport factor 2 family protein, whose amino-acid sequence MKKLITICALFMTLAVAAQTAQEKQVLNNIAALNKAVFTDLDKRDSATLDRLLSEKVTYGHSSGLIENKQQMIRHAVSSPTTYGDFRMENATVFFEGNTAVSRHELKAKTFENGKESVLHLGVLQTWMRIGKSWRLVARQAVKLP is encoded by the coding sequence ATGAAAAAGCTGATCACGATATGCGCCTTGTTCATGACGCTTGCCGTTGCTGCGCAAACAGCACAGGAAAAACAAGTGTTGAACAATATCGCTGCACTGAACAAAGCTGTTTTTACAGACCTCGATAAAAGAGACAGTGCAACGTTAGACAGGTTGTTGTCGGAAAAAGTAACCTATGGCCACTCAAGCGGACTCATAGAGAACAAGCAGCAAATGATCCGTCATGCCGTGTCCAGTCCAACTACTTACGGTGATTTCAGGATGGAAAATGCCACTGTTTTTTTCGAAGGCAATACTGCCGTTTCGAGACATGAACTGAAGGCAAAAACATTCGAGAACGGTAAAGAAAGTGTGTTGCACCTGGGTGTGTTGCAAACCTGGATGAGGATTGGAAAATCATGGCGATTGGTGGCCCGCCAGGCTGTTAAGTTACCCTAA
- the nuoE gene encoding NAD(P)H-dependent oxidoreductase subunit E codes for MKFNEEQLTEFNRLVARYPEGKQKSALLPVLHLAQDSFGGWLSAEAMDYVAELLQLNPIEVYEVATFYSMYNLKPVGKYMFEVCQTGPCMLNGSDDIIAYIGEKLGIKPGETTSDGLFTLKTVECLGACGYAPMMQMGKTYREHLTKAKVDAIIEDCRKNATIHN; via the coding sequence ATGAAGTTTAACGAAGAACAATTAACCGAATTCAACCGACTGGTGGCCCGCTATCCGGAAGGAAAGCAGAAGAGCGCCCTCCTGCCTGTGCTTCACCTGGCGCAGGATAGCTTTGGCGGATGGTTGAGCGCTGAAGCCATGGATTATGTGGCGGAACTGCTGCAACTCAATCCCATTGAAGTGTATGAAGTGGCTACTTTCTACAGCATGTACAACCTTAAACCCGTAGGTAAGTATATGTTTGAAGTATGCCAGACCGGTCCCTGTATGTTGAATGGCAGCGATGATATCATTGCGTATATCGGTGAAAAACTGGGCATCAAACCCGGTGAAACAACCAGCGATGGCTTGTTCACCCTGAAAACGGTGGAATGCCTGGGCGCCTGCGGCTACGCACCGATGATGCAAATGGGTAAAACTTATCGCGAGCATCTTACCAAAGCAAAGGTGGATGCCATTATCGAAGACTGTCGTAAAAACGCAACCATACATAATTAA
- a CDS encoding NADH-quinone oxidoreductase subunit D yields the protein MLSNQHIKLPEGSIEKQTTTLNVGPTHPATHGVFQNIMELDGERIVSTEQTVGYIHRAFEKLAERRPLYQITPITDRLNYCSSPINNMGWHLTCEKLLGVQTPKRVDYLRVIIMELARISDHLICNSIVGVDTGAYTGFLYVMQYRELIYEIYEEVCGSRLTTNIGRIGGFERNFTNTAFTKLEKFLKEYPKVLKEFENLFARNRIFMERTQGGGAISAERALNYGFTGPNLRAAGVDYDVRVHTPYSSYEDFDFTVPVGNTGDNYDRFLVRNAEMWQSLSIIEQAYRKIQEFKGAEAEVYHANVPEYYLPKKEDVYTKMEALIWHFKIIMGEVDMPKGEVYCSVEGGNGELGYYLISDGGRTPFRLHFRRPCFIYYQAYPELIKDSMLSDAIVTMSSLNLIAGELDA from the coding sequence ATGCTGTCCAATCAACATATCAAATTACCGGAAGGCTCTATTGAAAAACAGACCACCACGCTCAACGTTGGGCCTACTCACCCGGCTACGCATGGTGTGTTCCAGAATATCATGGAGCTCGATGGCGAGCGGATCGTTTCTACAGAGCAAACGGTAGGTTATATCCACCGTGCATTTGAAAAACTGGCCGAACGCAGGCCGTTGTACCAGATCACACCTATTACAGACAGGTTGAATTATTGCAGCAGTCCCATCAACAACATGGGCTGGCACCTTACCTGTGAAAAATTACTGGGCGTACAAACACCCAAGCGTGTAGACTACCTGCGCGTGATCATCATGGAACTGGCGCGCATTTCCGACCACCTCATCTGTAATTCAATCGTAGGGGTAGATACGGGCGCCTATACCGGCTTCCTCTATGTGATGCAATACCGCGAATTAATTTATGAGATATATGAAGAAGTATGTGGGTCCCGCCTTACTACTAATATTGGGCGTATTGGCGGTTTTGAAAGGAATTTCACAAATACAGCGTTTACGAAACTCGAGAAATTCCTGAAAGAATATCCCAAAGTGCTGAAAGAGTTTGAAAACCTTTTTGCACGCAACCGCATATTCATGGAACGTACCCAGGGTGGTGGCGCCATCAGCGCTGAAAGAGCGTTGAACTATGGGTTCACTGGCCCTAACCTGCGCGCTGCGGGTGTTGATTACGATGTACGCGTACACACACCTTACAGCAGTTACGAAGATTTTGATTTCACCGTTCCGGTAGGAAATACCGGCGATAACTACGACCGCTTCCTGGTGCGCAATGCCGAAATGTGGCAGAGCCTCAGCATCATTGAACAGGCATACCGGAAGATACAGGAATTCAAAGGTGCAGAAGCGGAAGTATACCATGCCAATGTACCCGAATACTATCTTCCTAAAAAAGAAGATGTGTACACCAAAATGGAAGCGCTGATCTGGCATTTCAAGATCATCATGGGAGAAGTGGATATGCCGAAAGGTGAAGTGTACTGTTCTGTGGAGGGAGGGAACGGAGAATTGGGTTATTACCTGATCAGCGATGGCGGCCGTACACCATTCCGCCTGCATTTCAGGAGACCTTGTTTCATTTATTACCAGGCTTATCCTGAACTGATCAAAGACAGTATGCTCAGCGATGCGATCGTTACGATGAGTAGTCTGAATTTGATCGCAGGAGAACTGGATGCATAA
- a CDS encoding NADH-quinone oxidoreductase subunit C, which translates to MGLSNEYIQQRLTEKFGTETLTFEENYGMLSFEAPKEQNLKVLQFLYDEPELQFRFLTDLCAVNYPEAKGKELAVVYHLHNLEANVRIRFKVFTSVTTPDVFTATQLFASANWMERETYDFFGVNFLGHPNLKRILNVDEMDYFPMRKEYPLEDQTRIDKDDEMFGRG; encoded by the coding sequence ATGGGATTAAGCAACGAATACATTCAACAACGACTGACGGAAAAGTTCGGCACAGAAACACTGACGTTCGAAGAAAATTACGGCATGCTCAGCTTCGAAGCCCCGAAAGAACAAAACCTGAAAGTATTGCAGTTCCTGTACGATGAACCGGAATTACAGTTCCGCTTCCTGACAGATCTCTGCGCGGTGAACTATCCTGAAGCAAAAGGAAAGGAACTGGCTGTTGTATACCACCTGCATAACCTGGAAGCCAATGTGCGCATACGTTTCAAAGTGTTTACATCTGTAACCACACCCGATGTGTTCACTGCTACCCAGCTCTTTGCTTCTGCCAACTGGATGGAAAGGGAAACCTATGATTTTTTTGGCGTGAACTTCCTTGGGCATCCCAACCTGAAAAGGATATTGAATGTAGATGAGATGGATTATTTCCCGATGAGAAAAGAATATCCGCTGGAAGACCAGACGAGGATCGATAAAGATGATGAGATGTTTGGGAGAGGGTAA
- a CDS encoding NADH-quinone oxidoreductase subunit B, whose product MRPVRFNIHPKEAILGDAVAVAEAPEGYSGEGFFTTNLSSVVGLARKNSLWPLPFATSCCGIEFMATMGSHYDFARFGAERVGFSPRQCDLLMVMGTIAKKMGPVLRQVYLQMAEPRWVMAVGACASSGGIFDTYSVLQGIDQVIPVDVYVPGCPPRPEAILDGFMKIQDLVGQESIRRRNSEQYKALMNEYGIQ is encoded by the coding sequence ATGCGTCCCGTACGATTTAATATTCATCCGAAAGAAGCCATACTGGGCGATGCAGTTGCCGTGGCAGAAGCACCTGAAGGTTATTCAGGAGAAGGATTTTTTACCACCAACCTGAGCAGTGTGGTTGGATTGGCCCGCAAAAATTCATTGTGGCCCCTGCCGTTCGCTACCTCCTGTTGTGGTATTGAATTCATGGCTACCATGGGTTCACATTACGACTTTGCCCGTTTTGGTGCAGAGCGCGTGGGTTTTTCTCCCCGCCAGTGCGACCTGTTAATGGTGATGGGAACCATTGCTAAAAAAATGGGCCCGGTATTGCGCCAGGTATACCTGCAAATGGCTGAACCCCGTTGGGTGATGGCCGTGGGTGCCTGCGCTTCCAGTGGCGGTATATTCGATACATACAGTGTATTACAGGGCATCGACCAGGTGATTCCTGTAGATGTGTATGTGCCCGGATGCCCGCCCCGCCCCGAAGCGATCCTCGACGGATTCATGAAAATACAGGACCTGGTAGGACAGGAAAGTATTCGCAGAAGGAACAGCGAGCAATACAAAGCATTGATGAACGAATACGGAATACAGTAA
- a CDS encoding NADH-quinone oxidoreductase subunit A: protein MNWLFLLSDAGHSNSAANYLPIGIQLIFAAGFVATMIGVSQWVGPKRKTADKLETFASGIESHGDARQPMAIKYFLVAILFVLFDVEVIFFYPYAVIFKELGWAGFSAVLMFVAFFIVGFIYIIKRGALKWED, encoded by the coding sequence ATGAACTGGCTTTTTTTGCTGTCAGATGCCGGCCATTCCAATTCCGCCGCCAATTATTTACCTATCGGGATACAGTTGATTTTCGCTGCCGGTTTTGTGGCCACCATGATCGGTGTTTCTCAGTGGGTGGGACCTAAACGTAAAACAGCAGATAAACTGGAAACTTTCGCCAGTGGTATCGAGAGCCACGGAGATGCCCGTCAGCCTATGGCCATCAAATACTTCCTGGTAGCCATCCTGTTTGTTTTATTTGATGTGGAAGTGATCTTTTTCTACCCTTACGCTGTTATTTTTAAGGAATTAGGCTGGGCTGGTTTCAGTGCAGTGTTGATGTTCGTTGCTTTTTTTATAGTAGGATTCATCTATATCATCAAGAGAGGAGCATTGAAATGGGAAGATTAA
- a CDS encoding tetratricopeptide repeat protein produces the protein MKKTVSLLFTALLIGQCVIAQLAEGIKDLNYQKNNTARDILKKLYDANPKDPQAIYWYGQSLVSRNRDLTKEDIAEARAVYQKGLQDVGSDPWLVVGVAHLDLLSGGDINAAKQKFEQAITASTETRGKNKGKPNAAILDAIGRANADGDSKIGDPAYAIDKLKQAAAIDPNNADIYINIGVNYQKMGGENGGEAVKAYTEAASRDPKSPLAKFRIGKIYQSQNNKDLLEQYYSEAIAIDPSFPPVYLALYNYYSDKDVNKAKDYLDKFVNTADKDPKNEFFLAEYLFRAGRYNESLAKEKELEASAGLKAIPRLNVQYAYNYDRLGDSLQAKSRLEQFFANAPQSEIQPTDYELAVKVFSKFPGSEATAVSYLEKALANDTSKENKISYMTQAAELFSKAKMYKEELGWLQKKMELKGGTPSEFDYYKLTSTAYMAKEYEQTMAFAQKYIAAFPDKPQPYLFNVNAAKALDSTTNPGVALTALQQQNTFLYKDSVANKKRIVSNYYYIMGYYNDKLKDYQKALDVCDTILTLIPNDPEMMKIKDYIKGNMSKPAPTKPGNKPTSSTGTAATGHRNSAGSPK, from the coding sequence ATGAAGAAGACCGTATCACTGTTGTTTACTGCATTGCTTATTGGGCAGTGTGTGATAGCGCAGTTGGCTGAGGGTATCAAGGACCTCAACTACCAAAAGAACAACACAGCCAGGGACATCCTCAAGAAGCTGTATGACGCCAATCCAAAAGATCCGCAAGCGATTTACTGGTATGGACAATCCCTGGTCTCCCGTAACAGAGACCTTACCAAAGAAGATATTGCAGAGGCAAGGGCTGTTTACCAGAAAGGACTGCAGGATGTTGGAAGTGATCCCTGGCTGGTAGTAGGCGTTGCCCACCTCGACCTGCTGTCTGGTGGAGATATTAATGCTGCCAAACAAAAATTCGAGCAGGCAATTACTGCTTCAACCGAAACAAGGGGTAAGAACAAAGGCAAGCCGAATGCCGCCATCCTGGATGCGATTGGCCGTGCAAATGCCGATGGAGACAGTAAAATAGGCGATCCTGCTTATGCTATAGACAAACTGAAGCAGGCTGCTGCCATTGATCCTAACAATGCAGATATCTACATTAATATAGGTGTCAACTACCAGAAAATGGGTGGTGAGAATGGCGGAGAAGCTGTGAAAGCTTATACAGAAGCCGCTAGCCGCGACCCCAAGAGTCCGTTGGCCAAATTCAGAATAGGAAAGATTTACCAGAGTCAGAATAATAAAGACCTGCTGGAACAATATTATAGCGAAGCCATCGCCATCGATCCTTCTTTCCCGCCGGTATACCTGGCTTTGTACAATTATTATTCCGATAAGGATGTGAACAAAGCAAAAGATTATCTCGATAAGTTCGTGAACACTGCTGATAAGGATCCAAAGAATGAATTCTTTCTTGCTGAATACCTTTTCCGTGCAGGCAGATACAATGAAAGCCTTGCAAAAGAAAAAGAATTGGAAGCTTCTGCCGGCCTGAAAGCTATTCCCCGCCTGAATGTGCAATATGCGTATAACTACGACAGGTTAGGCGATTCATTGCAGGCTAAATCCCGCCTGGAGCAGTTCTTTGCCAATGCACCGCAGTCCGAGATCCAACCTACAGACTATGAGCTGGCTGTGAAAGTATTCTCTAAGTTTCCTGGTAGTGAAGCAACAGCAGTATCATACCTGGAAAAAGCGCTCGCAAATGATACTTCCAAAGAAAATAAGATCAGCTACATGACCCAGGCGGCAGAACTTTTCAGCAAAGCCAAAATGTACAAAGAAGAGCTGGGCTGGTTACAGAAAAAAATGGAGCTGAAAGGCGGAACACCCAGTGAGTTTGATTATTATAAACTCACCAGTACTGCTTATATGGCTAAAGAATACGAGCAAACCATGGCCTTCGCGCAGAAATACATTGCTGCATTCCCCGATAAACCGCAACCTTATTTGTTCAATGTAAATGCTGCCAAAGCGCTGGATAGCACCACTAATCCGGGAGTTGCGCTCACAGCTTTGCAACAGCAGAATACCTTCCTTTACAAAGATTCTGTGGCCAATAAAAAGCGTATCGTTTCAAACTACTATTATATCATGGGTTATTATAATGATAAACTGAAAGATTATCAGAAAGCCCTGGATGTATGCGATACGATCCTGACCCTGATTCCCAATGACCCGGAAATGATGAAGATCAAAGATTATATCAAAGGCAATATGAGTAAGCCCGCACCCACCAAGCCTGGTAATAAACCAACCAGCAGCACGGGTACAGCGGCTACCGGCCACAGAAACAGTGCCGGTTCGCCCAAATAA
- a CDS encoding PstS family phosphate ABC transporter substrate-binding protein, whose protein sequence is MKKGLIYAGCLLLMLTGAGCKSRPGADTRDTPEQGTINISVDESFKPVIEEQLRVYHASFPNTKINVSYKPEAACFRDLQSDSTRMIIVARGLTEKEQAYYGDKLSFKPQFAPLAYDAVAVIINRASEDSVFTMARLKDILSGKEKLTAVMDGENATSTVRFLQDSILKGASFGANVVAAQGSQAVIDLVSKRSDVVGFVGQSWVGDGYDPKQVEYLKTIRLGLVECVLCKERDLFTKPSQASITHGEYPLARPLYYILKENAAGLGTGFMNFMSMERGQLIFRRAFLAPAKMGFDQRRGMIKESD, encoded by the coding sequence ATGAAGAAAGGATTGATATACGCTGGTTGTTTGTTGTTGATGCTGACAGGGGCAGGTTGTAAATCCAGGCCGGGAGCAGATACAAGAGATACCCCCGAACAGGGAACGATCAATATCAGCGTGGATGAAAGTTTTAAACCGGTCATTGAAGAGCAGTTAAGGGTGTATCACGCATCATTCCCTAACACAAAGATCAATGTATCGTACAAGCCAGAAGCAGCTTGTTTCAGGGATTTGCAGTCAGATAGTACGCGGATGATCATTGTAGCAAGGGGATTGACAGAAAAGGAGCAGGCTTATTATGGAGATAAATTGTCATTCAAGCCACAGTTCGCACCACTGGCTTATGATGCAGTAGCTGTGATCATTAACCGTGCATCGGAAGACAGTGTGTTTACGATGGCGAGACTGAAAGATATATTGAGCGGAAAAGAAAAATTAACGGCGGTGATGGATGGAGAGAATGCTACCAGTACCGTGCGTTTTTTACAGGACAGTATTTTGAAGGGCGCCTCTTTTGGTGCGAATGTAGTAGCTGCACAAGGCAGCCAGGCTGTAATAGATCTCGTATCTAAAAGAAGTGATGTGGTAGGTTTTGTTGGACAGAGTTGGGTGGGGGATGGATATGATCCTAAACAGGTGGAATACCTGAAAACGATCAGGCTGGGTTTGGTAGAATGTGTGTTGTGTAAAGAAAGAGATCTTTTCACAAAACCTTCACAGGCCAGCATTACGCATGGCGAATATCCGTTGGCACGCCCCTTGTATTATATACTGAAAGAGAATGCAGCTGGACTCGGAACAGGATTCATGAATTTCATGAGCATGGAAAGAGGACAACTGATTTTCAGAAGAGCGTTCCTGGCGCCGGCTAAAATGGGTTTTGATCAACGGCGCGGAATGATCAAAGAAAGTGATTAA